A region of Meleagris gallopavo isolate NT-WF06-2002-E0010 breed Aviagen turkey brand Nicholas breeding stock chromosome 27, Turkey_5.1, whole genome shotgun sequence DNA encodes the following proteins:
- the CFAP45 gene encoding cilia- and flagella-associated protein 45 translates to MGPTLGSPLAPLAHLWGFSLQPPQPHGPIVLLRDARSAPKSAPGAQHRPETIRLLSNDLIRSLVIPSEKPTPALIIGLQDFQRIQESSRVLSKEQRAAELAALKAQREADLEAMNERKAAAKRQTLLQQSKQSDLEEEAKERAQYLLQRANRMRMEQEDEIKEFSELLLGVKCHMIRDTQILEKKQIDRELEEEEKRLARMMEVERQKANEMQEELERRRKQELIQGRQELVKQIEKNAEERALRAEQKDQESQEMLRYLEQLKMEEKKELEQKKEQQKKIQAEIKRINDESQRCKEEQLQKEKMEDERVLEYQRQKMEREAELEAEQERIRREKEKEMARLRAMQEKALDQQAERDALRAKRSQEAAEREWRRKEKEAARRKAEMEEQLRRGRSQQIAEKEHCMAVQVMRDRHDFERILRAQQKQIEKEKAEEARRAALQLAHADDIRRQIKEQQQLRAQERMAAFEESQRLQEAAQQRSRRIAQLKQQKIQELRAAGIPEKYCAQVERWARSGAQPHTGQKAAAREFRLS, encoded by the exons ATGGGACCCA CTTTGGGATCCCCACTCGCTCCCCTCGCCCATCTTTGGGGTTTTTCCTTACAGCCTCCGCAGCCTCACGGCCCCATTGTGCTCCTACGGGATGCGCGCAGCGCTCCAAAATCAGCGCCCGGCGCTCAGCACCGCCCCGAAACCATCCGTCTGCTCAGCAACGACCTCATCCGCAGCCTCGT CATCCCCTCAGAGAAGCCAACACCAGCCCTCATCATCGGCCTGCAGGACTTTCAGCGCATCCAGGAGTCGTCCCGAGTGCTGAGCAAGGAGCAGCGTGCAGCTGAGCTGGCAGCCCTGAAAGCACAGAGGGAGGCAGACCTC GAGGCCATGAACGAGCGCAAGGCAGCAGCAAAGCGACAAaccctcctgcagcagagcaagcaGAGCGACCTGGAGGAGGAGGCGAAGGAACGCGCCCAGTATCTGCTGCAACGGGCGAACAGGATGCGCATGGAGCAGGAGGATGAGATCAAGGAGTTCAGTGAG ctgctcctgggTGTGAAGTGCCACATGATCCGCGACACGCAGATCCTGGAGAAGAAGCAGATAGACagagagctggaggaggaggagaagcgCCTGGCCAGGATGATGGAGGTGGAGAGGCAAAAGGCCAACgagatgcaggaggagctggaacGCAGGAGGAAGCAGGAGCTGATCCA AGGTAGACAGGAGCTGGTGAAGCAGATTGAGAAGAACGCGGAGGAGCGGGCGCTGAGGGCTGAGCAGAAGGACCAGGAGAGCCAGGAAATGCTTCGGTACCTGGAACAGCTGaagatggaggagaagaag GAGTTGGAGCagaagaaggagcagcagaagaaaatccagGCTGAGATTAAACGCATCAACGACGAGAGCCAGAGGTGCaaggaggagcagctgcagaaggagaagaTGGAGGATGAGCGAGTGCTCGAGTACCAGAGGCAGAAAATG GAGCGGGAGGCAGAGCTGGAAGCTGAGCAGGAAAGAATCCGTcgggagaaggagaaggagatggCACGGCTCAGGGCCATGCAGGAGAAGGCCCTCGACCAGCAGGCAGAGCGG GACGCACTGAGGGCCAAACGCAGCCAGGAGGCGGCCGAGCGGGaatggaggaggaaggagaaggaggcaGCACGGAGGAAGGCTGAGATGGAGGAGCAGCTGCGGCGGGGCCGGAGCCAACAGATTGCTGAGAAGGAGCACTGCATGGCCGTGCAGGTGATGAGGGACCGGCACGACTTCGAACGCATCCTCCG GGCCCAGCAGAAGCagatagagaaggaaaaggcGGAGGAGGCTcggagggcagccctgcagtTGGCCCACGCTGATGATATCCGACGTCAGAtaaaggagcagcagcagctgagggcccAGGAGCGCATGGCTGCCTTTGAGGAGAGCCAgaggctgcaggaagcagctcagcagcGCAGCCGACGCATCGCCCAGCTCAAGCAGCAGAAGATCCAGGAGCTCAG agctgctggcatcCCGGAGAAGTACTGTGCCCAGGTGGAGCGGTGGGCACGGAGCGGGGCTCAGCCCCACACGgggcagaaggcagcagctcgGGAGTTTCGGCTTTCTTAG